In Phormidium yuhuli AB48, one genomic interval encodes:
- a CDS encoding Glu/Leu/Phe/Val family dehydrogenase: MSQSLFADAMTRLDQALQHVSISSEAIERLRYPKASLAVSIPVRLDSGELKVFQGYRVRYDDTRGPTKGGIRYHPNVSLDEVQSLAFWMTFKCAAVGLPFGGAKGGIVVNPKALSRMELERLSRGYIDAIADFIGPDTDIPAPDVYTNATIMGWMMDQYSVISRKFSPAVVTGKPTALGGSLGRDTATAMGAYFVIRNLMNRHQKLPQVTTVAIQGFGNAGGVLAELLYDAGYKVVAVSDSKGGIYKPEGLDIPSVRRYQRDRKQIEAVYCEGSVCNLDDRQTISNSELLTLGVDVLVPAALERQITLANAHDIKAKFIFEVANGPISSAADLILQQNGICVVPDILVNSGGVTVSYFEWLQNRSGLYWSLEDINQRLQEKMDAETSQILDLAQELNLSLRTAAYVHSLKRLAKSIEAKGTQQYFTQS; encoded by the coding sequence ATGTCTCAATCCCTGTTTGCCGATGCTATGACTCGGCTCGATCAAGCCTTGCAACATGTTTCCATTTCCAGTGAAGCCATCGAGCGATTGCGCTATCCCAAAGCGAGTTTAGCGGTCTCGATTCCCGTGCGCCTCGATAGCGGTGAGTTAAAAGTATTTCAGGGCTATCGGGTTCGCTACGATGATACTCGCGGCCCAACAAAAGGGGGCATTCGCTATCATCCCAATGTCAGCCTCGATGAAGTCCAATCCTTAGCCTTCTGGATGACCTTTAAATGTGCCGCCGTTGGCCTTCCCTTTGGAGGAGCAAAAGGGGGAATTGTGGTCAATCCCAAAGCCCTATCTCGCATGGAACTGGAACGATTGAGTCGAGGCTATATTGACGCGATCGCCGACTTTATTGGTCCAGACACAGACATCCCCGCCCCCGATGTCTATACCAATGCCACAATTATGGGCTGGATGATGGATCAATATAGTGTGATCAGCCGCAAATTCTCCCCAGCGGTGGTGACAGGAAAACCCACGGCCCTGGGCGGCAGTCTTGGGCGAGATACAGCCACGGCCATGGGAGCCTATTTTGTCATTCGTAACTTGATGAACCGACACCAAAAACTGCCCCAGGTGACCACGGTGGCGATTCAGGGATTTGGCAATGCTGGGGGTGTGTTGGCGGAGTTACTCTATGACGCTGGCTACAAGGTGGTGGCGGTGAGTGATTCTAAAGGGGGAATTTATAAGCCTGAGGGGTTAGATATCCCCAGTGTGCGTCGCTATCAGCGCGATCGCAAACAGATTGAGGCGGTATATTGCGAGGGGAGTGTCTGTAATCTCGACGATCGCCAAACCATCAGCAATAGCGAACTGCTGACGTTGGGGGTGGATGTGCTGGTTCCGGCGGCCTTGGAACGTCAAATTACCCTGGCTAATGCCCATGACATCAAAGCCAAGTTTATCTTTGAGGTGGCTAATGGACCAATCAGTTCGGCCGCCGACTTGATTTTGCAGCAAAATGGGATCTGTGTGGTTCCGGATATTCTCGTTAACTCTGGAGGCGTGACGGTGAGTTACTTCGAGTGGTTGCAGAACCGCAGTGGACTCTATTGGAGTCTTGAAGACATCAACCAGCGTCTACAAGAGAAAATGGATGCCGAAACATCACAGATTCTGGATCTCGCCCAAGAGTTGAATCTGTCGCTACGAACCGCCGCTTATGTTCATTCCCTAAAACGTCTTGCAAAATCCATTGAAGCTAAAGGAACTCAGCAGTACTTTACGCAGTCCTAA
- the sds gene encoding solanesyl diphosphate synthase, with product MTSVTALFSPVEDDLRVLNQNLRQLVGARHPILSAAADRLFQAGGKQLRPAIVLLVSRATVGDGDITPRHRRLAEIAEMIHTASLIHDDVLDESDVRRGIPTVHSSFGNRIAVLAGDFLFAQSSWYLANLDHLEVVKLLSQVIMDLAEGEIQQGLSHFDTDLSLEDYLHKSYYKTGSLIANSSKAAALLSGMSDELAEHIYQFGRNIGLAFQIVDDILDFTQSSETLGKPAASDLRSGNLTAPALYAMAKQPQLVNLISREFCEEGDVEQAITLIHESDGISQARELAAEHTRVAVEHLNHLSASEAHQCLSRLADYLLSRCF from the coding sequence ATGACCTCAGTTACAGCCCTTTTTTCTCCCGTTGAAGACGACCTGCGCGTTCTCAACCAAAACCTGAGACAGCTCGTTGGAGCCCGTCATCCCATTTTGTCTGCGGCTGCTGATCGTTTATTTCAGGCGGGAGGAAAGCAACTGAGACCCGCGATCGTCCTCCTGGTTTCACGAGCCACCGTTGGCGATGGGGATATCACCCCGCGACACCGGCGGTTAGCAGAAATCGCTGAAATGATCCACACCGCCAGTCTAATCCATGACGATGTCCTAGACGAATCTGACGTGCGGCGAGGTATTCCCACCGTACATAGTAGTTTTGGCAACCGCATCGCCGTCTTAGCCGGAGACTTTCTCTTTGCCCAGTCTTCCTGGTATCTGGCGAACCTCGATCATTTGGAGGTGGTGAAACTCCTCTCCCAAGTGATTATGGATTTAGCCGAAGGTGAAATCCAGCAAGGCCTCAGTCACTTTGACACGGACCTCTCCCTAGAAGACTATTTGCACAAAAGCTACTATAAAACCGGTTCTCTGATTGCCAACAGCAGCAAAGCTGCGGCCCTACTCAGTGGGATGAGTGATGAGTTAGCCGAACATATCTATCAGTTCGGACGTAACATTGGCCTGGCCTTTCAAATTGTCGATGATATCCTGGACTTTACCCAATCCAGTGAAACCCTCGGTAAGCCAGCCGCTTCCGACTTACGCAGTGGCAACCTAACGGCTCCGGCCCTCTATGCGATGGCCAAGCAACCACAACTGGTGAATCTCATCAGTCGGGAGTTTTGCGAAGAGGGGGATGTTGAGCAAGCTATTACCCTGATTCACGAGAGTGATGGCATTAGCCAGGCCCGAGAGTTAGCTGCTGAGCATACCCGAGTAGCGGTGGAGCATCTAAACCATCTGTCAGCGTCGGAGGCTCATCAATGTCTCAGTCGTTTGGCGGACTATCTGCTCAGCCGTTGCTTCTGA
- a CDS encoding FtsW/RodA/SpoVE family cell cycle protein: MNVWSLIPLYDDSIGQWSWEARLLRWLTFVWLGAGLLVLFSASYPSAALELGDGAYYVKRQLLWLVVGLVVFNTTVHTPLHRCLAIAHWGVLILLGLLLLILVPGLGTTVNGATRWISLGFIPIQPSELIKPFLILQGAIVFGRWNRLSVGQRLFWLAILILILGCIILQPNLSTTAMCGMMLWLMALAAGIPYRILLGTAGGGVLLAALSLSFKAYQRRRVLSFLNPWDAVSGDGYQLVQSLLAVGSGGVWGHGFGMSQQKLSYLPIHESDFIFAVFAEEFGFIGSLILILFLIAYGTLALRVALNARNLLSQLVAIGVMVALVGQSFINIAVATGTLPTTGLPLPLFSYGGSSAIASLMAAGLLVRVAREGSQAEVISLSPPSTALDRPVKKANKSSRASRPS; this comes from the coding sequence GTGAACGTATGGTCTTTGATCCCCCTATACGACGACTCCATCGGTCAGTGGAGTTGGGAAGCCCGGTTGTTGCGTTGGCTCACCTTCGTTTGGCTGGGGGCCGGCTTACTGGTTCTATTTTCCGCGTCCTATCCAAGCGCCGCCCTAGAACTTGGAGATGGAGCCTACTACGTTAAACGTCAGCTACTTTGGCTGGTGGTGGGATTAGTGGTATTTAACACCACAGTCCATACCCCCCTCCATCGCTGCTTGGCGATCGCCCACTGGGGTGTTTTAATCCTACTTGGGTTGTTGCTGTTGATTTTAGTCCCCGGTTTGGGAACCACCGTCAACGGCGCAACCCGCTGGATTTCCCTTGGCTTTATCCCCATCCAGCCATCGGAACTGATCAAACCCTTCTTAATTCTGCAAGGGGCGATCGTCTTTGGCCGCTGGAACCGCCTCTCGGTGGGCCAACGGCTGTTTTGGCTAGCCATCCTGATTCTGATCCTTGGCTGTATTATCTTGCAGCCTAACCTCAGCACCACCGCCATGTGTGGCATGATGTTGTGGCTGATGGCCCTAGCGGCCGGAATTCCCTATCGCATTCTTCTGGGAACCGCTGGGGGAGGAGTTCTTCTGGCCGCCCTCAGTTTAAGCTTCAAAGCCTATCAACGGCGACGAGTCTTGTCCTTTCTCAATCCCTGGGATGCCGTCAGTGGTGATGGCTATCAACTGGTTCAAAGTCTACTCGCCGTTGGTTCAGGAGGTGTTTGGGGACATGGCTTTGGTATGTCCCAACAAAAACTGTCCTATCTACCGATTCACGAGAGTGACTTTATCTTTGCCGTCTTTGCCGAAGAATTTGGCTTTATCGGTAGTCTCATCCTGATTCTCTTTCTAATTGCCTATGGTACCTTGGCCCTGCGAGTGGCGCTCAACGCTCGCAACCTACTGTCACAATTGGTTGCCATTGGAGTAATGGTGGCCTTAGTGGGCCAGTCCTTTATTAACATTGCCGTGGCCACAGGAACCCTACCCACCACAGGCCTACCCCTGCCCCTATTTAGTTATGGGGGGAGTTCGGCCATTGCCAGCTTAATGGCAGCAGGGTTGTTGGTTCGGGTTGCCCGGGAAGGGAGTCAGGCCGAGGTGATCTCTCTGTCGCCCCCATCGACGGCCCTAGACCGTCCTGTAAAGAAAGCTAACAAATCGTCCCGCGCGTCCAGACCTTCCTGA
- the clpP gene encoding ATP-dependent Clp endopeptidase proteolytic subunit ClpP, whose translation MIPTVIEQSGRGERYFDIYSRLLRERIIFLGEQVTPELANRIVAQLLVLEAEDPEQDIYLYINSPGGAVSAGMGIFDTMNHVRPDVCTICLGLAASMGAFLLSSGQPGKRMSLPHSRIMIHQPLGGAQGQATDIEIRAKEILYIKNRLNYYLSQQTGQPLEKLQEDTERDFFMSAEEAKNYGLIDKVIERSPSASRPVSVES comes from the coding sequence ATGATACCCACCGTAATCGAACAGTCCGGGCGCGGCGAACGCTATTTTGACATCTACTCACGACTTTTGCGTGAGCGTATCATTTTCCTCGGCGAACAAGTCACTCCCGAGTTAGCCAACCGGATTGTGGCTCAACTCTTGGTCCTCGAAGCCGAAGATCCTGAACAGGATATTTACCTCTATATCAATTCTCCAGGAGGTGCGGTGTCGGCGGGCATGGGTATTTTCGACACCATGAACCATGTGCGCCCTGATGTTTGCACCATCTGTTTAGGCTTAGCGGCCAGTATGGGCGCCTTCCTACTCAGTTCCGGCCAACCCGGGAAGCGGATGAGCTTGCCCCACTCTCGCATCATGATTCACCAACCCCTCGGTGGTGCCCAAGGACAAGCCACGGATATCGAGATTCGGGCCAAGGAAATTCTCTATATCAAGAATCGCCTGAACTACTACCTCTCACAACAAACTGGGCAGCCCCTGGAAAAACTACAAGAGGACACCGAACGGGACTTTTTTATGTCCGCTGAGGAAGCTAAAAACTACGGTTTGATAGACAAAGTCATCGAACGCAGCCCTTCTGCAAGTCGTCCGGTTTCTGTGGAATCTTAA
- a CDS encoding VOC family protein: protein MSITDYRHTAILVSDLDRAEWFYGEVLGLTQVERPFRFPGTWYQVGAMQLHLIVSESPSRELASEKWGRNPHVAFGIDDLDGMLNRLEAAGCPIQRSASGRPALFTQDPDGNIVELSAE, encoded by the coding sequence ATGAGTATTACTGACTATCGACATACTGCCATTCTGGTCTCTGACCTCGACCGCGCGGAATGGTTCTATGGTGAGGTTTTGGGACTGACTCAGGTGGAACGTCCCTTTCGGTTTCCGGGGACTTGGTATCAAGTCGGGGCCATGCAATTACATCTGATTGTTTCTGAGTCCCCCTCCCGGGAATTGGCGTCGGAGAAATGGGGCCGTAATCCTCATGTGGCGTTTGGGATTGATGACCTCGATGGGATGTTAAACCGCTTAGAGGCGGCGGGGTGTCCGATTCAACGCAGTGCGTCGGGACGGCCGGCCTTGTTTACCCAAGACCCTGATGGCAATATCGTTGAACTGAGTGCGGAATGA
- a CDS encoding recombinase family protein codes for MRIVVYSYRLSPDEPLPDIDLPDSGRVERHYVDIGGRSQLQQLLQDCSQEAVDYLLVHEFHELGETVEAIGQHLQAFEAMGVRVVATGGAAIPTRTDDPLTLWDCLQQLHRETQRRRLRRGHQQQRLQGRPPPGKAPYGYLRGGDRYRLDRSTAPVVKAFFEHFLLYGSLRGAVRHIAQRYGKRISVTTGRRWLTSAVYRGDLAYKDGRVLPDTHVAILSRAEAAQVDRLLRRNRQLPPRTASAPRSLAGLVSCQTCGCGFTVSRVTRRRQPEEYLYLRPKACPQTPKCPGLSYDEVLQRTVERVCEDLQRLATHLPLPDRDGRKQGLQEQISQKQAVLHQLPQLLDEGILDPETLALRQYHLKAEISQCQSQLAALTPVNLQETAKTVSIPQFWWDLTETERRFYFREFVQQIYIIHSGDRWQVQVDFKFRGC; via the coding sequence ATGAGGATTGTTGTCTATTCCTATCGCCTGAGTCCTGATGAGCCGCTCCCGGACATCGATTTACCGGATTCTGGGAGGGTTGAACGCCATTATGTTGATATTGGGGGGCGATCGCAACTCCAGCAACTCCTCCAAGATTGTTCTCAGGAGGCGGTGGATTATCTCCTGGTGCATGAGTTCCATGAGTTGGGGGAGACGGTTGAGGCGATTGGTCAACATCTACAGGCCTTTGAGGCGATGGGGGTGAGAGTGGTCGCCACGGGGGGAGCGGCCATACCAACTCGAACTGACGACCCCTTGACGTTATGGGACTGTTTGCAACAACTGCATCGGGAAACCCAGCGGCGACGACTGCGGCGGGGTCATCAGCAGCAGCGGCTTCAGGGCCGTCCACCTCCGGGAAAGGCCCCCTATGGCTATTTGCGGGGGGGCGATCGCTATCGCCTCGATCGCAGTACAGCTCCCGTGGTAAAAGCCTTTTTTGAGCATTTTCTCCTCTATGGGTCCCTGCGAGGGGCCGTTCGTCATATCGCGCAACGCTACGGAAAACGCATTTCGGTCACCACGGGACGACGTTGGTTAACCAGTGCGGTCTATCGTGGTGATTTGGCCTATAAGGATGGTCGCGTTCTCCCGGATACCCATGTTGCCATTCTCTCCCGGGCCGAAGCGGCGCAAGTTGACCGTTTGCTGCGGCGTAATCGTCAGCTTCCTCCCCGTACCGCCAGTGCGCCGCGCTCTTTGGCGGGGTTAGTTTCCTGTCAAACTTGCGGCTGTGGCTTCACCGTCAGCCGTGTTACCCGTCGTCGTCAGCCTGAGGAGTATCTCTATTTACGTCCGAAGGCCTGTCCCCAAACCCCTAAATGTCCAGGACTCTCTTACGATGAGGTCTTGCAGCGCACGGTGGAACGAGTCTGTGAGGATTTGCAACGCCTGGCGACTCACTTACCCCTTCCCGATCGCGATGGCCGCAAGCAAGGGTTACAGGAGCAAATTTCTCAAAAACAAGCGGTTCTACACCAGCTTCCTCAACTCCTTGATGAGGGAATTCTTGACCCAGAAACCTTAGCCTTACGTCAGTATCATCTCAAGGCTGAAATTTCTCAATGTCAATCTCAATTAGCAGCCTTGACTCCAGTTAACTTACAAGAAACCGCTAAAACAGTCTCTATCCCCCAGTTTTGGTGGGATTTGACAGAAACGGAACGCCGCTTCTATTTTCGGGAGTTTGTGCAACAGATTTATATTATCCATAGCGGTGACCGTTGGCAGGTCCAGGTTGATTTTAAGTTTCGCGGCTGTTAG
- the gshB gene encoding glutathione synthase produces the protein MKFAFILDPLASLDPGHDTTVAFMEAVQHLGHEVWTTQANQLGVVDGVAHSWLSPVTLTPVENHDGHWQAANPWYEVEAPIWQPLEAMDAVLMRTDPPVNVPYLYATYILDYVNPEKTLVLNHPRGLRAANEKMYALQFPEAIPETIVTQDKRVIREFVQRRQKAILKPLGGKAGEGIFMIQVGDFNLNSLVELSTLNGQVPVMVQQYLPEAKDGDKRIILLDGDPIGAVNRIPTGEEFRGNMAVGGRVAKAEITEREQDICRQVAPKLRQDGLYFVGIDVIGGYLTEINVTSPTGVREIDLLDDVRLGETVVNWMCDRIQQLRC, from the coding sequence GTGAAATTTGCCTTCATCCTCGACCCTCTCGCGAGCCTTGACCCCGGCCACGATACCACCGTGGCTTTCATGGAAGCCGTCCAGCATCTGGGCCATGAAGTCTGGACCACCCAAGCCAATCAATTAGGCGTCGTGGATGGAGTGGCCCATAGTTGGCTATCTCCCGTCACCCTAACCCCCGTCGAAAACCATGACGGTCACTGGCAGGCCGCCAACCCCTGGTATGAGGTCGAAGCCCCCATCTGGCAGCCCCTAGAAGCCATGGATGCGGTGTTAATGCGAACGGACCCGCCGGTGAATGTGCCGTACCTCTACGCTACCTATATCCTGGACTATGTGAACCCAGAAAAGACCTTAGTTCTCAATCATCCCCGAGGCTTACGGGCCGCCAACGAGAAGATGTACGCCTTGCAGTTTCCCGAGGCCATTCCTGAAACCATCGTCACTCAGGATAAACGGGTGATTCGGGAATTTGTGCAACGTCGCCAAAAAGCCATCCTCAAACCCCTCGGTGGGAAAGCCGGGGAAGGGATTTTTATGATTCAGGTGGGAGACTTTAACCTCAATTCCTTGGTAGAACTGAGTACCCTCAATGGCCAAGTTCCCGTGATGGTGCAGCAATATCTCCCGGAAGCCAAGGACGGAGATAAACGGATTATTCTGTTAGATGGAGACCCCATTGGGGCAGTGAACCGGATTCCTACGGGGGAGGAGTTCCGGGGTAATATGGCCGTCGGGGGACGGGTGGCGAAGGCGGAAATTACTGAACGAGAACAGGATATTTGTCGGCAAGTTGCCCCCAAATTACGGCAAGATGGATTGTACTTTGTGGGCATTGATGTGATTGGGGGCTATTTAACCGAAATTAATGTCACCAGTCCCACGGGAGTTCGGGAAATCGACCTCCTCGATGACGTGCGCTTAGGGGAGACGGTGGTGAACTGGATGTGCGATCGCATTCAGCAGTTGCGCTGTTGA
- a CDS encoding Gfo/Idh/MocA family protein — protein sequence MNGDIKVAVIGTGFGQKVHIPGFQIHHRTKVQGVYHRDAAKAQAVAAEFNIPQAYSSLEELFNSPEIDGVSIATPPFLHAEMAQQAIAAGKHVLLEKPMTLNLSEATTLYHLAQDTGIVAAMDFEYRGVPTWMRLAELLDEGYVGQKRLVKIDWLMSSRANPDRGWNWYAQKDKGGGALGALGSHTFDYIAWLFGPVQRMLAQLHTSIGQRPDPNEGGRLKPVDADDTALLTLELADGTPCQVSLSSATYGGRGHWLEVYGDGGTLILGSSNQQDYVHGFRLLGAPAGETPVELEIPNRLAFPRSYPDGRLAPFLRTIDRWVQGIDSGVAIAPSFREGVYSQLLMDLTHASSEQQAWLDVPRLETVLG from the coding sequence ATGAACGGAGATATCAAGGTTGCTGTTATCGGGACAGGATTTGGGCAAAAAGTCCACATTCCCGGGTTTCAGATTCATCATCGCACCAAAGTTCAGGGGGTTTATCACCGAGATGCGGCGAAGGCTCAAGCGGTGGCGGCTGAGTTCAATATTCCTCAGGCCTATAGTTCCTTGGAGGAGTTGTTTAATTCCCCAGAGATTGATGGGGTGAGTATCGCCACGCCGCCATTCCTTCATGCAGAGATGGCCCAACAGGCGATCGCCGCAGGGAAACATGTCCTCTTGGAAAAGCCGATGACGCTCAATCTCTCGGAAGCCACCACGCTGTATCATCTGGCCCAGGATACGGGAATTGTGGCGGCCATGGATTTTGAATATCGTGGCGTTCCTACCTGGATGCGTCTGGCGGAACTCCTGGACGAGGGCTATGTGGGCCAGAAACGATTGGTTAAAATTGATTGGTTGATGTCCAGTCGCGCTAACCCAGACCGAGGCTGGAATTGGTATGCTCAGAAGGACAAAGGTGGCGGCGCGTTAGGGGCGTTGGGGTCTCATACTTTCGATTATATTGCCTGGTTGTTTGGCCCGGTGCAACGGATGTTGGCCCAGTTGCACACGTCTATTGGCCAACGGCCCGATCCCAATGAGGGGGGCCGTCTTAAACCCGTGGATGCTGATGATACAGCGTTGTTAACCTTAGAACTGGCCGATGGAACGCCTTGTCAGGTGAGTCTCAGTTCTGCCACCTATGGGGGACGTGGTCATTGGCTGGAGGTGTATGGTGATGGGGGAACTCTGATTTTAGGAAGTTCTAACCAGCAAGACTATGTTCATGGCTTCCGGTTATTGGGAGCGCCTGCGGGGGAGACTCCCGTGGAATTGGAGATTCCCAACCGCTTAGCCTTTCCCCGTAGTTATCCTGATGGACGGTTGGCCCCGTTCTTGCGTACCATTGATCGCTGGGTACAAGGCATTGATAGTGGTGTGGCGATCGCCCCTTCGTTCCGGGAAGGGGTGTATTCCCAACTGTTAATGGATCTAACCCACGCTTCGAGTGAGCAGCAAGCTTGGCTCGATGTCCCCCGTTTGGAGACTGTACTGGGTTAA